The segment TCATCCAGCAAAATACTTGTATGTCATTAATTTGATAGACTAGTTTGAACCATAAGTAACGGTCAGGGAAAGTTGCGTAGTTATCAAAGACAATGTGCTAACGATGCATTTACATATAATAGTTATATAGGTTACATCTTGAACTAGTATATAAAAACAAGTGCTAAACGATGGATTTTACAAatgatatatagttttattaagGTTACATATATTGAGCTATATAAAACCAAGGATAACATTAACTCCACTGAGTAAGGACCGGGACAAGCTGAAGTGGAACTTTCTTAGGAGACACAAGCCCATACGATTCTTCAAGATCAACATCTTCTATCTCCATCCCTTCTGGAAGCTTCCAATCAAATCGATAAAGAAGGTTGATAAGAGTCAAGTGTGCCAAAGCCATACCCATCCCCATACCAGGACACATCCTCCTTCCGCTACCAAACGGCAACAACTCAAAGTTCAAACCCTTGTAGTCAATCTCATTGTCCACGAACCTCTCGGGTATGAATGCTTCCGGATCATTCCAAACGTTTGGATTCCTATGAACACCCCAAATGTTGACATGGATCCATGTTTTCTTAGGAACATCGTAACCCGCGATCTTTATATCCTTTGAAGCCTCTCTTGGGATTAGAAGTGGGACAAGTGGGTTGATCCTTACCGTCTCTTTCATCACCATTTTGAGATACTCGAGTTGTTCTATATCTTCTTCTGTGATGGTGTCTTTGTTTTTGATCACTTCTCTTACCTCGGCTTGTGCTTTCTTTAAAATTCTTGGGTTTTTGATCATGTGTGTCATCGTCCATGTTATTGTGTGGCCAGAAGTGTCTATTCCAGCGATAAGAACATtctgaaattaaaaaataaaataagacaaGATTAATAAATCACGTTGTACAACATGTGAAGAATGAAGTTACATTACTTACTAGAAGAATCCCTTTGGTGTGGTTTCTAGTAAGTTGATACTCTCCAAGTCCAGCCTCTCCCCTTTCCATTTTGAGAAGCAAGGCAATGATATCATCTTTAAGACTCTCATCTTCCATATGTTGCTTTATAGAATGTTCGAAAAATGCATCCATTGCCTTGTAAACCTTCTCACATTTGCTATGTAACCCCGTGACCCTATCGATGATTCGACCAATGATAGGGAGGTAATCAGCTGCTGCGAAGCTCCCCAACACCTCCATGGTTTCTCGAATGACTTCCTCATACGTGTCCTCGAGTTTGCTCCCTTTGAGATTTATCCCAAACCCTACTCTGCATATCACACTTCCAGACAGTTTCATTAACGTGTTGCTCAAGTTAACCGCGTTCCCCAATGAAGCAGACTCCTTTACGAACTCGACCAAGGAAgcaacttcttcttctcttacaTGTCGAAACGATTGCACCCTTTTCGCCGTGTAGAGCTCAAGAACCGTCATCTTTCGTACTTCCCTCCAGTACTTGCTATAAGGAGAGAAGGCTAGGTCGTTCAAGTTGTACGAGATTCTTGCAGCATACGTCAAGTACGGTCGCGAACAACAATCTGCGTCGAACGTTTTTAAGACATCCTTCACTGTCTCTGGAGATGACGCCACAACGGTAGGCACGTTTCCGAACTTGAGAGACATGAGAGGTCCATACTTTTCAGATAGTTCGAGCATGGAACGTTGGGGTTTGGATCCTAGTTGATGCAAGTTTCCAATTATGGGAAGTCTTGGTGGTCCAGGAGGTAGattcttctttgtctttctcATGTTCCTTGCAACGAGTAACGATGCTAAGATGACGACAGCAACAATGATATACCACATAATCATCTTGCTTCCTACACAGAAAGGGACAGTTTATACAAAGTCAGTTGATcttcataaaaatataacaaaaggtTAGTGATAGATACccaaaataaatatgttattaAGTGAATTAGATTAACCAACTAAAAAAGGCATGTTACGTGAATTAAAAGTAcagaactaaaaaaaaaaaaaagtacagaACTAGAACCACCAAGCATCACTCTAGCCGTACGTCAACATCAGATCGATGATTCTGAATTTTATTATAACACTCGGACAGGGgaaggacacacacatacatacTCGAGAAACTAAGCGTTTCTTCTACAGTATTGAGACATAATATAGATAGAGAGAGACTGAGTTCGGTAAGATTACCTTAGAGTCTTATACTTTATGCTGAAGATTTTAGAGAAGAGCGAGATAGAGAgtatttattttactttgttGTGGGATGATTGTGTTACATGCATCAGGTGGTGGCAACATATTTATGTACGGGGGTTGTGTACTTGTGTTACACGCGGCAGGAGGTTCTTGATACACGTAGAGAGCTGTTCGTCACCACTATTATCTATTTGAGATTGGCATCAAAGATTTAGTGATCCACTTGTTATTGTATAACATTTTCAAATAGTATAGTTTTCTGCTTTGTCTGATGATGAATTGacatagttttttttggttatatatataagCTAAGTAATGGTGCGACACGTACGATTAGTGACTAAgctttttttaaatagtatagttTTTTTTCCGATGAGCTGACATATgttttttggttatatatatatataggctaAAGCCGGATATCACTTATAGTACGACACATATGATTATTGACTAGGCtattttgacaatttttttctttaaaaaatagaGTTATCGTGTGATTTTCTAGACCACATATCATATATTCCTTCTTtactttaattaatttcaaaactaaaatattttttagttggCTAATGTCTCACATAAAGATTagttcatcaaaataattttgtatttagaGTTAAGTAGTCAAACTAGTGAGCAAAATAGGAGAAAAATCAAGAACATGAATACCTTCCTGATGACAGAAATCTCCAGAGGATCTTTTACTCAAACTGGTGTATCGTCTCCTCTGATGGCAGAGGCTTTGGCGATTAGAGAAGCTCTCTTGCATGCTTCCACGCTCCATTACAAACGTATCTGGCTCCGTTCAGATTCTGAAGGGCTAATCACAGCCATCAACTCGAATCTCCGATCGATAGAGCTATACGGTTTTTTGTCGGATGTCGATTTGATTATCTCTTCTGCTTTCctttttgtttcattctccTTTGTTTCATGTAATCTTAATGGACCGGCGGACTTTCTGGCTAAAACCAGCCTTTGTATGAACCTTTTTGAATTGGGCCCTTAAAAGCCTTTTCCTAATTAGTGAATCTTTtcagttaataaaaaaaaaaggaataccCTCTTATCCAATTGCTTGATTAAATGATTCTCAGATACTTTATAATTGAATACATTTAATTTATACTCTCTTTTGCTATAGACTTTTATTTCTTCTGATTCCAATAGAAAGatcatttttaaataactgTTGGGGTAACAGCAACCACCATTTACTTCTAACGGCTAGTTTCTTCTTCTATGTATACATACCCAATCATTTATTCACAGCAGAGTCCAAATAAAACCACACCAGTCTCATCTTTTTTCTGTTTGTCTCATACACAACTGAACTTATAATGGCTCAGAGAACTCTAACTTGTTGTCTATTATCCttcattttgttgttgttggctCATCTTGCCTGTTGCAAAGAGATTCTGCTCAGAGGCAAACACACTGCTTGGAAAATCCCTTCTTCACCCTCTGATTCACTCAGCACGTGGAGAGCTGTTCGTCACCACTATTATCTAATTTAGATTGGCATCAAAGATTTAGTGATCCACTTGTTATTGTATAACATTTTCAAATAGTATAGTTTTTCTCTTTGTCTGATGATGAATTGACAGATATAAGTAATTATGCGACACATAGGATTAGTGACTTttaaatagtataattttttttcgatGAGCTGGCATAGGTTtttcattatatatgtatatgctaAAACCGGATATAACTTATAGTGCGACACATAGGCTTAGTGACTCAGCTATTTTgacgatttttaaaaaaaaaaatagagttaatCTCGTATAATCTGCTAGACCacatattatatattctttttttactttaattaaTTCCAAAACTGAGATATGTTTTAGTTTGTTAACGTCTCACATAAAGATTagttcatcaaaataattttgtatttagaGTTAAGTAGTTAAATTAGTGAGCAAAATAGGAGGAAAATCAAGAATATGAATACCTTCTTAACCAATTGTCTGATTCACAGATTCATGGTAGTGTAACTAAAACCATCAGAATCATGAACAAAACATTTAATTTATGCTCTCTTTTGCTATAGAATTTAATTTCTTCTGGTCCCAATAGAGAGACCATTTTAAATAACCGTTGGGAGCAGCAGCAAACAACATTTACTTCTAACGGTTAGTTTATTCTTCTATATATGCAAACCCAATCATTCATTCACAACAGAgtccaaataaaacaaaaccagTCTCATACACAACTTAACTATAATGGCTAAGATAACTCTCGTTAATACTTCCTGTCTGTTATCCTTCTTCTTGTTATTGTTGGCTGATCTCTACTGTTGCAAAGAGATTCTGGTCGGAGGCAAACACACTGCTTGGAAAATCCCTTCTTCACCCTCTGACTCGCTCAACAAATGGGCTGAGAGTTTGCGGTTTCATGTTGGAGACTCTCTCGGTGAGTTTTTGCAAAATCTTGGTTTTGTAACTTTTGAAACTctttgtgattgtgtgtttatGCAATTTGTGGACAGTTTGGAAGTACGATGGGGAAAAGGATTCGGTTCTGCAAGTGACAAAAGATGCATACATTAACTGCAACACCACAAACCCAGCAGCTAGCTACAGCAACGGAGACACTAAGGTGAAGCTAGAGAGATCTGGacctttcttcttcatcagcgGCTCTAAGAGCAACTGTGTCCAAGGCGAGAAGCTTCACATTGTTGTCATGTCTTCTCGTGGTGGTTTCTTCACTGGGGGCTCTGCTCCTTCTCCTGCACCTTCTCCTGCTCTTTTGGAAGCTCAAGCTGTTCCTCCTGCAACTGGTTCTGCTTCTTCTTTGACTAGTAGAGTTGGGGTTTTGGGATTTGTTTAATTAGCAATCGTTTGTCTGAGTTTACCTATATAGACTTTTGTTTAGATTCCATCTCTGCTAAAAGATTCTTTCATCTATGAGATTGTTTTAAAATTCGTTTGGCTCTtctgaatatatactagacgaAAAGCTTCTTGATAACCATAATGGCAATGTACAACATACATCATCCCTAACTAATAGATCCCCCAAAAGAAAACACACCATCAAAGATGAGTTGAGAGAATAAGAAGAGGTTTATTACTTGGCCAAGAGGTTTATTTCAGCATCATCTGAACCATCAGCTGCTGCCATTAGAGGGTTCAGCATCATCTGAACCATCAGCTGCTGCCATTAGAGGGCCCTTCAAACCATCTTCATTGTCACCATTATTAAGCTCACGAGCTGCCTTTTCAAGAAACTCTTTTGCAGTTGACTGAACAGACTGTCTCTCATCTGATTGACATTTCCTCTTTTTAGCAGCTGTTTCTGAATAGGTCATACTTGATTTCTCTCCTATACTCAGGTCTCTGATGTTTTGCTTTTGAGCTGCATTCATTTACCAACGATTATTAGAGAAACATGGATATATAAATGAAAAGGGACAGGTAGGAGCAGAAACTGTATATAAAAAAGCTTACTAGATGTATGATCAGGCAGAGAGTGTTCGATGAAACGGGTTGCTGCCTGACGGTTTAAGACCGTAGTGGGACGCAACGGCTCTAAGATACAAACAGAGAAACGTATAAGAGATCACCTGGTGGATAAGACATTGAAAGGTAGCAATCTAGTCTCTAGCAAACCAAGATAACAAACCAGTCCACTCCCCCCAACTTCAGATCGTAGACAAGAACAAATAGATTCAAATCAAGAAAGGAAGTGGTTCTTGTCGTAAACAAAGTTGAAATATCAATCCATTTGAGGATACAAATTACACAAAGGAAAAAGCAAAAAGCGACAAACAGAGAATAGCAAACCAAGCAGTTTTtctatactaaaaaaaaaactcaatacaCTAAGGGTGTCCCAAAAGGAATGTAAAACTTTTTGATAGAAGCAATTGGAAGTTTAAGAAGATAGGTAGATAAAATAGTCAAGTGACGACGAGCTAATCCCAGGACAATGCATTAGGCGCGAGAGAAAGTATGATAAGCCTTCCAATGGAAACACCACTTGTATGATACATAATCTCAACAGTTAAAGGTCAGA is part of the Brassica rapa cultivar Chiifu-401-42 chromosome A09, CAAS_Brap_v3.01, whole genome shotgun sequence genome and harbors:
- the LOC103837079 gene encoding cytochrome P450 71B13 isoform X1, whose product is MERGSMQESFSNRQSLCHQRRRYTSLSKRSSGDFCHQEGSKMIMWYIIVAVVILASLLVARNMRKTKKNLPPGPPRLPIIGNLHQLGSKPQRSMLELSEKYGPLMSLKFGNVPTVVASSPETVKDVLKTFDADCCSRPYLTYAARISYNLNDLAFSPYSKYWREVRKMTVLELYTAKRVQSFRHVREEEVASLVEFVKESASLGNAVNLSNTLMKLSGSVICRVGFGINLKGSKLEDTYEEVIRETMEVLGSFAAADYLPIIGRIIDRVTGLHSKCEKVYKAMDAFFEHSIKQHMEDESLKDDIIALLLKMERGEAGLGEYQLTRNHTKGILLNVLIAGIDTSGHTITWTMTHMIKNPRILKKAQAEVREVIKNKDTITEEDIEQLEYLKMVMKETVRINPLVPLLIPREASKDIKIAGYDVPKKTWIHVNIWGVHRNPNVWNDPEAFIPERFVDNEIDYKGLNFELLPFGSGRRMCPGMGMGMALAHLTLINLLYRFDWKLPEGMEIEDVDLEESYGLVSPKKVPLQLVPVLTQWS
- the LOC103837079 gene encoding cytochrome P450 71B13 isoform X2 is translated as MIMWYIIVAVVILASLLVARNMRKTKKNLPPGPPRLPIIGNLHQLGSKPQRSMLELSEKYGPLMSLKFGNVPTVVASSPETVKDVLKTFDADCCSRPYLTYAARISYNLNDLAFSPYSKYWREVRKMTVLELYTAKRVQSFRHVREEEVASLVEFVKESASLGNAVNLSNTLMKLSGSVICRVGFGINLKGSKLEDTYEEVIRETMEVLGSFAAADYLPIIGRIIDRVTGLHSKCEKVYKAMDAFFEHSIKQHMEDESLKDDIIALLLKMERGEAGLGEYQLTRNHTKGILLNVLIAGIDTSGHTITWTMTHMIKNPRILKKAQAEVREVIKNKDTITEEDIEQLEYLKMVMKETVRINPLVPLLIPREASKDIKIAGYDVPKKTWIHVNIWGVHRNPNVWNDPEAFIPERFVDNEIDYKGLNFELLPFGSGRRMCPGMGMGMALAHLTLINLLYRFDWKLPEGMEIEDVDLEESYGLVSPKKVPLQLVPVLTQWS
- the LOC103837078 gene encoding early nodulin-like protein 3, coding for MAKITLVNTSCLLSFFLLLLADLYCCKEILVGGKHTAWKIPSSPSDSLNKWAESLRFHVGDSLVWKYDGEKDSVLQVTKDAYINCNTTNPAASYSNGDTKVKLERSGPFFFISGSKSNCVQGEKLHIVVMSSRGGFFTGGSAPSPAPSPALLEAQAVPPATGSASSLTSRVGVLGFV